A genomic segment from Daphnia pulex isolate KAP4 chromosome 5, ASM2113471v1 encodes:
- the LOC124194278 gene encoding uncharacterized protein LOC124194278 produces the protein MAVVVQKSSILLLFFLSVWISFFVVVSSQGSDGSKKPMLGNIHLCMMNCGQCKEMYGEYFEGQRCAEFCLASYKPSQAGSVSGGGSGSGWAPMPDCNEPETVDQFLKLSLMPQSDGPSVQQLIDDSDSDGGGGYMSPISQALMGSAYSGRYAGRKPSASAQQNTLYSSRTGAEFKGHNQLLKNRKWKKRINGSSKLLAGSPSMPRWYFV, from the exons ATG GCGGTCGTCGTCCAAAAGTCGTCCATCctcttgctcttcttcttgtcggtctggatttctttctttgtcgTGGTGTCATCCCAAGGAAGTGATGGAAGCAAGAAACCCATGCTGGGAAACATCCACCTTTGCATGAT GAATTGCGGTCAATGTAAAGAAATGTACGGCGAATATTTCGAAGGGCAGCGTTGCGCCGAGTTCTGCTTAGCCAGCTACAAACCATCGCAGGCCGGCAGTgtcagcggcggcggcagcggcagtGGCTGGGCGCCCATGCCTGACTGCAACGAGCCGGAAACGGTGGATCAATTCCTCAAACTGTCGCTGATGCCTCAGTCGGACGGTCCGTCAGTCCAGCAGTTGATCGACGATTCTGACTCGGATGGGGGTGGCGGTTACATGTCGCCCATCAGTCAAGCCCTGATGGGTTCCGCTTACTCTGGCCGTTACGCTGGTCGAAAGCCATCGGCATCGGCTCAGCAGAACACGCTGTACAGCAGCAGAACCGGCGCTGAATTTAAAGGTCACAATCAATTACTGAAGAACCGCAAGTGGAAGAAACGCATCAATGGCAGCAGCAAACTATTGGCAGGCTCTCCCTCGATGCCTCGTTGGTATTTCGTTTAA
- the LOC124194294 gene encoding kynurenine formamidase-like — protein sequence MEPEHWSFWDTQRLEDEYSPSKWSRRGPADWVFDNHVKLVTQVSNQVKEEIQCDLDIPYGEREGEKFDIFGAQLLPNDAPVFVYIHGGYWQALDRSISSYSVTPQFKAGHIVVVVGYELAPKVGLKDIILEIQSAISAVLKWAAERGSRSVVIAGHSAGSHLASMLLHDPQWQKNEPHLDLLHGMVHISGVFDVIPLVATSMNLPLNLDNETAKLMSPLHCFNQSMEKVLNIKQLLVVGENDPTEFKRQTSTYAQALLRAGFTDVHCKMMESLDHFNIVEELRNEDYELTRLIVKLIS from the exons ATGGAACCGGAACACTGGTCATTCTGGGACACACAA AGACTAGAAGACGAATACTCGCCCAGCAAATGGTCTCGTAGAGGGCCAGCTGATTGGGTTTTTGATAACCATGTTAAACTTGTCACTCAAG TTAGTAACCAAGTAAAGGAGGAAATTCAGTGTGACTTGGACATTCCTTATGGCGAACGCGAAGGAgaaaaatttgacatttttggaGCTCAGCTCTTGCCCAACG ATGCTCCTGTATTTGTATACATCCATGGTGGCTACTGGCAGGCATTGGACAGGAGCATTTCCTCTTATAGTGTGACTCCACAATTCAAGGCTGGGCAtatcgttgttgttgttggatatGAGTTGGCTCCAAAAG TTGGACTTAAGGACATTATATTGGAGATTCAATCAGCAATATCAGCTGTTCTGAAATGGGCAGCAGAGAGGGGTTCAAG GTCTGTGGTGATTGCAGGGCACTCTGCTGGTTCCCACTTGGCATCAATGTTACTTCATGACCCTCAATGGCAAAAAAATGAGCCCCATTTGGATTTGCTGCATGGCATGGTACACATTAGTGGAGTGTTTGATGTGATTCCACTAGTGGCAACCTCCATGAACCTACCTCTAAATTTAGACAA TGAAACAGCCAAGTTGATGAGTCCTCTACATTGCTTTAACCAGTCTATGGAAAAAGTTCTTAACATCAAGCAACTTTTGGTCGTTGGAGAAAACGATCCTACGGAATTCAAACGTCAAACGTCAACATACGCACAG GCACTGCTTCGAGCAGGATTCACTGACGTCCACTGTAAAATGATGGAATCATTGGACCATTTCAATATAGTGGAAGAATTACGAAACGAAGATTATGAGCTTACTCGATTGATAGTTAAGCTAATAAGTTAA
- the LOC124194286 gene encoding nose resistant to fluoxetine protein 6-like, which yields MSASLSAVVSLVVSLIFCVPNINALTSTPISENEQQGLIDEWWIQSSIPTTSIASGVSEICRQNSQEYLSALRSRLPWAVKMYESSGRLVEDLIHIDGSDNVHHESGLFDECLSVQSDGIPFQGKYCTVFFGLKLQEKRNDVAQSESDHSEEEEINENMSNFQKPSVGYCLPSTCSAGDLRSAVGQLVGSRVVKENNFSIVAISSEKYCYTQEKIHGRNTTFDNPTLIVLSVFCLLVVIVSAATVHDAWINNELSNCPKSFTIQLLHCFSAKKNCKTLFSTEDDADSLACLHGVRILTTCWIVLIHFAGACTFLRLSYNKPMVLNNSLRLELQFVSNGLFGVDTFFLLSGLLVSFTQMRQLDQNKGFFNLKRFYIRRYIRLTPVYAAILAFLATIWPHVGTGPDWNFVQRISKSVRENFWAQIMYLNNYVNPHKFTSPAYAFAESWYLACDMQMFWISPLFIYPLWRWKRAGLIWTAFSLLVVLGCSATVFIVHNLPATIVWLRPSELTRIDEYAQWHYMETFARMPPYMIGILFGWLLHKTKDKTIHINKYLVAVGWITAAIMGSAVTYGMFPYLDETLVPEINPLVRVSYGALHHSAWAITVGWIIFACTHGYGGFIHRFLSWKLFLPFSRMSYAVYLVHFNFMRVYISHLRKPFYFTELIFGTTYLGILVISFFISFVISVVVEMPFLNSDKLLFPNNLKALETKTIEVVNQQKKKKRNNEETIKRKKE from the exons ATGTCGGCGAGTCTATCAGCTGTTGTCTCTCTAGTGGTTTCGTTAATTTTCTGTGTGCCAAATATCAATGCCCTCACTTCAACACCAATTAGTGAAAATGAACAACAAGGTTTGATTGATGAGTGGTGGATTCAATCGAGTATTCCGACGACATCCATCGCTTCCGGCGTCAGTGAAATATGTCGTCAAAACTCGCAAGAATATCTTTCAGCCCTTCGCAGTCGACTTCCGTGGGCAGTCAAAA TGTACGAGTCCTCTGGAAGACTGGTGGAGGACTTGATTCATATTGACGGAAGTGACAACGTTCACCACGAATCAGGATTGTTTGATGAATGTCTTTCGGTCCAATCCGATGGAATTCCTTTCCAAGGGAAATATTGCACCGTCTTCTTTGGACTGAAactacaagaaaaaaggaatgacgTTGCTCAAAGTGAATCGGATCATtccgaagaagaggaaatcaaCGAAAACATGTCCAACTTTCAAAAGCCTTCCGTTGGTTACTGTCTGCCATCGACCTGCAGCGCGGGTGATTTGCGCTCTGCAGTTGGCCAACTAGTTGGATCCCGTGTCgtcaaagaaaacaacttcTCCATCGTTGCCATCTCGAGCGAAAAATACTGCTACACCCAAGAGAAAATTCACGGCAGGAACACGACGTTCGATAACCCCACTCTTATCGTTCT GTCagtgttttgtcttttggtCGTAATCGTCTCAGCAGCAACCGTGCACGATGCTTGGATAAATAACGAGCTGTCCAATTGCCCAAAGTCGTTTACAATTCAGTTGCTTCACTGCTTCTCCGCCAAAAAGAATTGCAAAACCTTATTTTCCACGGAAGATGACGCAGATAGTTTGGCATGTTTGCACGGAGTCCGAATTCTGACTACTTGCTGGATAGTATTAATCCATTTTGCTGGGGCGTGCACTTTTCTGCGACTGAGCTACAATAAGCCAATGGTTCTCAAT AATTCGCTGCGACTGGAACTTCAATTTGTCTCAAACGGTCTGTTTGGAGTGgacactttctttttattgagtGGCCTCTTGGTGTCGTTTACTCAAATGCGCCAATTGGATCAAAATAAGGGATTCTTCAACCTCAAGCGGTTTTACATACGGCGATACATCAG GCTCACTCCAGTTTATGCGGCAATACTGGCCTTCTTAGCGACAATTTGGCCGCACGTCGGAACCGGACCCGACTGGAACTTTGTCCAGCGTATAAGCAAGAGTGTCAGGGAAAATTTCTGGGCCCAAATTATGTACCTTAACAACTACGTGAACCCCCACAAGTTTACCAGTCCAGCTTATGCCTTCGCTGAGTCTTGGTACCTCGCTTGCGACATGCAAATGTTCTGGATCAGCCCGCTATTTATTTATCCGCTTTGGCGTTGGAAGAGAGCCGGATTGATTTGGACCGCATTCAGTCTCTTGGTTGTTCTCGGATGTTCCGCCACTGTATTCATCGTCCACAATCTACCAGCGACGATTGTTTGGCTTAGACC ATCGGAATTAACGAGAATCGACGAATACGCACAATGGCATTACATGGAAACGTTTGCACGGATGCCTCCATACATGATCGGAATACTCTTCGGATGGCTACTCCACAAGAcgaaagacaaaacaattcacATCAATAAA tatcTAGTGGCAGTTGGTTGGATAACGGCCGCGATAATGGGATCGGCCGTCACCTATGGAATGTTTCCGTATCTGGATGAGACTTTAGTTCCGGAAATTAATCCATTGGTTCGGGTGTCATACGGCGCTTTGCATCACTCGGCTTGGGCGATTACCGTCGGTTGGATCATTTTCGCCTGCACTCACGGATATGGAG GTTTCATCCATCGATTCTTGTCATGGAAACTCTTCCTTCCGTTTAGCCGAATGAGCTACGCAGTCTATCTAGTCCACTTCAATTTTATGAGAGTATACATATCTCATTTGCGTAAGCCCTTCTACTTTACTGAATTGATATTTGGTACGACTTACCTCGGAATTTTGGtgatttccttcttcatttcGTTTGTCATCTCTGTTGTCGTGGAGATGCCGTTCCTCAACTCGGATAAGcttctttttccaaacaaCTTAAAGGCCCTAGAAA CTAAAACTATTGAAGTGGTTAaccaacagaagaagaagaagcgcaataATGAAGAAAcgatcaagagaaaaaaagagtaa
- the LOC124194295 gene encoding uncharacterized protein F13E9.13, mitochondrial-like, with protein MERFRQLFKHSACNIIGMIHLRALPGTPKSTLNIEAISEIACKEAELYLRHNLDGVIIENMHDIPYIKGPVGPEIIAAMTRICSDVKHILPNIPCGLQVLAAGNKEAVAIGHASGFDFIRCEGFVFGHVADEGYIDSCAGQLLRFRKQIGADKIQIYCDIKKKHSSHAITNDVSLAETAKAAEFFMADGVIVTGQATGDPALPSDFKEVANSVEIPIMAGSGVTSSNLSTYAGAHALIIGSDFKRHGRWDHDIDVNRVQQLMETVDRIRDKQFKFN; from the exons ATGGAGCGATTCCGTCAACTTTTCAAACACTCTGCGTGTAATATTATTGGTATGATTCATCTTCGAGCACTGCCAG GTACTCCAAAATCTACTTTAAACATCGAAGCTATCAGTGAAATCGCCTGTAAAGAAGCCGAGCTTTATTTACGACACAACTTG GATGGAGTCATAATAGAAAACATGCATGACATTCCATACATCAAAGGCCCTGTTGGCCCTGAAATTATTGCTGCCATGACTAGAATTTGCTCAGATGTCAAACACATCCTGCCAAATATTCCATGTGGCCTTCAG GTATTAGCTGCTGGAAACAAGGAAGCAGTAGCTATTGGCCATGCCTctggttttgattttattcgCTGTGAAGGATTTGTTTTTGGTCATGTTGCTGATGAAGGCTACATAGATTCCTGTGCAGGACAACTACTAAGGTTCAGAAAACAGATTGGTGCTGATAAAATCCAAATTTACTGTGATATTAAGAAGAAACACAG TTCGCATGCTATTACTAACGACGTTTCATTAGCGGAAACTGCTAAAGCTGCCGAATTTTTCATGGCTGATGGAGTTATCGTGACTGGTCAAGCAACTGGTGATCCAGCCCTCCCTTCCGATTTTAAGG AAGTAGCCAACAGCGTCGAAATACCCATCATGGCAGGATCCGGGGTAACATCTTCCAACTTGTCTACTTATGCAGGAGCTCACGCCCTAATTATTGGCTCTGATTTTAAACGCCATGGAAG ATGGGACCATGATATAGACGTCAACCGGGTACAGCAATTAATGGAAACTGTTGACAGGATTCGGGACaagcaatttaaatttaattaa
- the LOC124194290 gene encoding uncharacterized protein LOC124194290 — MSLRGFRKQKWLLWIIALFFFIFLYFLAISLPSSTSELCNCSKTRVEHQLYAGESKSEILDHPQRRNHLAVIVPFRDRFEELLEFVPHMHRFLSNQSVTHDIFIVNQKDHFRFNRASLINVGFVHIESLEKFDYIVMHDVDLLPVNPQLKYVNPGDGFALHIASPKLHPKYHYETFVGGILILTTNDYKKLNGLSNKYWGWGLEDDEFYQRMKQGAIKLLRPENVTQTENCFRFHRHIRKFDFLGVTRPTEAARDSRQVMDYSELTERLRKTLYYGSVAKASASLNSSLPLTRVIVEKFTETDSNLFLEKLCFEYAAELSREACLSPCSLVVALIYLDRLCQSNPNFVSSIPSSKLFLISVMVASKFLNDDGEDDEVINSEWANSAKIELSDLNQIERQFLQAIEWRLFVDDQEFAEALARIEFRVAQRESLKRGWLTYTDLDILAQRKLLTDTWDVVYDLIINVSVACMTAYLASLVTLVGSAIVVSSLPWNNCSSLSSPPLATPPPAMSSSFTPVATSNASSALPQPEIDVIDPEVDFSRLAISEFAFQHPDLDSDAFLKDFTAIALGSFSHQPKPPFLMTNETTINVTVKNFTDPLVFLQQSYCALIGSIIGFQSNSYALSPLCLTVHA, encoded by the exons ATGAGTTTACGTGGGTTcaggaaacaaaaatggttaTTATGGAtaattgctttatttttttttattttcctctaTTTTCTTGCGATCTCCTTACCAAGTAGCACTTCAG AGCTTTGTAATTGCTCCAAAACGCGCGTAGAACATCAGTTATACGCCGGGGAGTCGAAAAGTGAAATTCTAGACCATCCACAGAGAAGAAATCACCTGGCTGTTATTGTCCCTTTCAGGGATAGATTTGAGGAACTCCTTGAATTTGTTCCACATATGCACCGGTTTCTCTCAAATCAAAGTGTGACACATGACATTTTTATCGTTAACCAG AAAGATCATTTCAGATTTAATCGAGCTTCCTTAATAAATGTTGGATTTGTACATATTGAGTCATTGGAGAAATTTGACTATATTGTAATGCATGATGTGGACTTACTTCCTGTCAACCCACAACTCAAATATGTTAACCCGGGTGATGGGTTTGCACTTCATATTGCTAGTCCAAAACTTCATCCCAAATACCACT ATGAAACATTTGTTGGTGGGATACTGATCCTCACAACCAATGACTATAAG AAACTCAATGGACTCAGTAATAAGTATTGGGGCTGGGGTCTAGAAGATGATGAATTCTATCAGAGAATGAAGCAAGGGGCCATTAAATTACTAAGGCCAGAAAATGTAACTCAAACAGAAAATTGCTTCAG GTTTCACCGACATATtaggaaatttgatttcttgggGGTTACTAGGCCCACTGAGGCTGCTCGTGATTCTCGTCAA GTCATGGATTACTCAGAGCTGACTGAGCGGCTACGTAAAACACTCTATTATGGATCAGTTGCCAAGGCCTCAGCAAGTCTCAATTCCAGTTTACCACTCACAC GTGTAATAGTGGAGAAGTTTACTGAAACTGATAGTAACCTCTTCCTGGAGAAACTGTGTTTTGAATATGCTGCTGAACTTTCAAGAGAAGCTTGCCTTTCACCCTGTTCTTTGGTCGTGGCCTTGATTTATTTGGATAGGTTATGCCAAAGTAATCCAAACTTTGTGTCCTCAATTCCTTCATCCAAGTTGTTTCTTATATCTGTG atggTGGCTTCTAAATTTCTCAATGATGAtggagaagatgatgaagttATCAATTCTGAATGGGCCAATAGTGCCAAAATAGAGTTGTCAGACCTTAACCAAATTGAAAGACAATTTCTTCAAGCCATT GAATGGCGTCTTTTCGTAGACGATCAAGAATTTGCTGAAGCATTGGCCCGGATCGAGTTCCGCGTAGCTCAACGTGAGAGCTTAAAACGTGGATGGCTCACGTATACTGATTTGGACATTCTGGCTCAACGGAAGCTGTTAACAGATACTTGGGATGTCGTCTACGACCTAATAATCAACGTCTCCGTTGCTTGTATGACAGCCTACTTGGCTAGCCTGGTTACTCTAGTTGGATCGGCAATTGTTGTCTCTTCCTTACCCTGGAACAATTGTTCAAGCCTTTCCTCACCGCCGTTGGCCACTCCTCCTCCAGCAATGAGCTCCTCTTTCACGCCAGTAGCCACTTCCAACGCAAGTTCCGCTCTGCCGCAACCAGAAATTGACGTCATCGACCCTGAGGTGGATTTCAGTCGGTTGGCGATATCAGAGTTTGCTTTCCAACACCCTGATTTGGATTCAGATGCATTCTTGAAGGACTTCACGGCAATTGCACTCGGTTCTTTCTCTCATCAACCGAAACCACCGTTTCTTATGACAAATGAGACGACCATTAATGTAACCGTTAAGAATTTTACCGACCCCCTTGTTTTCCTCCAGCAGAGTTACTGCGCTCTGATTGGCTCAATTATAGGATTCCAAAGTAACTCGTACGCTCTCTCTCCTCTATGTTTGACCGTTCACGCCTGA